One Nicotiana sylvestris chromosome 12, ASM39365v2, whole genome shotgun sequence genomic window carries:
- the LOC138883832 gene encoding uncharacterized mitochondrial protein AtMg00860-like, with translation MIVAVDQNDQRPGSKGEAGPTWADHLEHLSLVLKLLRQHSLVANQSKCSFVQTTVDYLGHVLSVQGLAMDPSKIAIIQQWPAPRIIKEVRSFLGLTGYYMHFIHHYASIAAPLTGLLCRDAFLWTERAQNAFETLKERLSSTPVLVLPDFCHEL, from the exons atgattgtggccgttgatcaaaatgatcaacgccctggatcaaaaggggaggCCGG TCCAACTTGGGCTGATCATCTGGAACATCTTAGTTTAGTGTTGAAACTGTTACGCCAACACAGTTTAGTGGCGAACCAGAGCAAGTGTTCGTTTGTGCAGACAACTGTTGATTACCTTGGACATGTACTATCTGTTCAAGGATTGGCTATGGATCCTAGCAAAATTGCCATTATACAGCAATGGCCAGCCCCACGAATTATCAAGGAGGTCCGGAGTTTTTTGGGGCTCACTGGGTATTACATGCATTTTATCCATCATTACGCTTCTATTGCTGCTCCTTTAACTGGCTTACTGTGTCGTGATGCTTTTCTGTGGACTGAACGCGCACAAAATGCCTTTGAAACCTTGAAAGAACGCTTGAGCTCTACCCCTGTCCTTGTTTTGCCCGATTTTTGTCATGAGCTTTAA
- the LOC138883831 gene encoding disease resistance protein RGA2-like: MIQAFIHDAERRQVEDQAVEQWLKRLERVAEDAENVFDEFKYESLKAKVMKIRKNPIRKASGFFSHTAFKSKMSQKIKNINEELWTINQLANTLIARLAKPQKSAYFEKCFFLKLLFSKAISLQPLRGPSQQILPIREIDSVVVASDVVGRDKDVAEIKEKMLNMREDVVLCTIPIVGMGGSGKTTVAKRIFNDEHIKQQFEKRVWLCLPEMLEAKSFLELMLESLTERKPEVQSRDIIVKKIRDELRGKRYLLVLDDLWRVDSWHDFVDTLRGINTSRGNCILVTTRSKKMESSITVDLHKLEVLADDHCWSVFKQRAFVDAMVPEELVSMGNRIVEMCKGKPGALSSRYAGDPGKDRTTRVYSTQPYPAFLQEVISTA; this comes from the exons ATGATCCAAGCTTTCATTCATGATGCTGAAAGACGACAAGTTGAGGATCAAGCTGTGGAACAATGGCTCAAGAGGCTTGAGAGAGTTGCTGAAGATGCTGAGAATGTGTTTGACGAATTCAAATATGAATCTCTCAAAGCAAAAGTGATGAAGATCCGAAAAAACCCAATAAGAAAGGCCAGTGGTTTCTTTTCTCATACAGCTTTTAAGAGCAAAATGtctcaaaaaatcaaaaacatcAATGAAGAGTTGTGGACTATCAATCAGTTAGCCAATAcccttatagcccgtttggccaagccgcaaaaatcagcttattttgagaagtgcttttttttaaaattgcttttctcaaaa gctattagtctCCAACCACTAAGAGGTCCTTCTCAGCAAATACTACCAATTCGAGAAATAGATTCTGTGGTAGTTGCTTCTGATGTTGTTGGTAGAGACAAGGATGTTGCTGAAATAAAGGAGAAGATGTTGAACATGAGAGAAGATGTTGTTCTGTGCACCATTCCCATAGTCGGTATGGGAGGTTCAGGTAAAACAACTGTGGCTAAGAGAATTTTTAATGATGAACATATCAAGCAACAGTTTGAAAAGAGAGTTTGGTTGTGTCTACCTGAAATGTTAGAAGCTAAGAGCTTTCTTGAATTGATGCTTGAATCATTGACAGAAAGGAAACCTGAGGTCCAAAGCAGGGATATAATAGTCAAGAAGATCCGAGATGAATTGCGAGGAAAAAGGTATTTGCTTGTTCTGGATGATTTGTGGCGTGTTGACTCGTGGCACGATTTTGTGGACACTCTGAGAGGAATAAATACATCCAGAGGAAACTGCATTCTTGTGACTACTCGTTCGAAGAAAATGGAATCCTCAATAACAGTAGATCTTCACAAGTTGGAAGTATTAGCAGATGATCATTGTTGGTCCGTTTTTAAACAAAGAGCATTTGTTGATGCGATGGTTCCAGAGGAATTAGTGAGCATGGGCAACAGGATTGTTGAAATGTGTAAAG GGAAgcctggtgcactaagctcccgctatgcgggAGATCCGGGGAAggaccggaccacaagggtctatagtacgcagccttaccctgcatttctacaagaggttatttccacggcttga